ACCGTTTCCATCCTCCTAACAAATGCAGGTGCAGGTGGAATATAATCTGGCCGCCTCCCCTTTCCACGTTGAAAAGAAGGTTGTAGCCGGACTCATTGATTCCTTTCTGGGCGGCTACCAGCTTGGCCGCAGCGACCATTTCCCCCACCAAAGTTTGATCTTCCGGCTCGATGTCATTGACGCTGCGGATATGCTTTTTGGGGACCACCAGCAAATGCACCGGGGCTTCAGGGTTGATATCCTTAAAGACGACCAGCTTGTCGTTTTCATAAACGATATCGGCCGGAGATTCTTTT
Above is a genomic segment from Desulfatibacillum aliphaticivorans DSM 15576 containing:
- a CDS encoding histidine triad nucleotide-binding protein, coding for MEQDCIFCKIVVKESPADIVYENDKLVVFKDINPEAPVHLLVVPKKHIRSVNDIEPEDQTLVGEMVAAAKLVAAQKGINESGYNLLFNVERGGGQIIFHLHLHLLGGWKR